One genomic region from Nitrospirota bacterium encodes:
- a CDS encoding 3-deoxy-7-phosphoheptulonate synthase codes for MQRPLDNQHIIEIKPLPSPREIKAKLPITDQAAALVVETRKAIRNILHGQDRERLLVIVGPCSIHDPEAAYEYAAKLKPVANALRDQLLIVMRTYFEKPRTTVGWKGLINDPHLDGTCDIATGMELARTILLKINQAGMPCATELLDPISPQYIADLISWTAIGARTTESQTHREIASGVSMPVGFKNGTEGSLQVAVNAMTSARAPHHFLGINAEGQTSIIKTAGNPDRHIVLRGGGGKTNYDAEHVAKAEAAVAGEGIARPVMIDCSHDNSSKDHQRQALVARDVIKQFREGRQSIMGLMLESNLNPGKQTWKQGIALTHGVSITDACLGWDETESLLNELADMIVTKSA; via the coding sequence ATGCAGAGACCTCTCGATAACCAACATATCATTGAAATCAAACCGCTGCCTTCCCCGCGCGAGATCAAAGCCAAGCTCCCGATTACCGATCAGGCCGCTGCACTCGTGGTGGAGACCAGAAAGGCCATCCGGAATATCTTGCATGGACAAGACCGTGAGCGCCTGCTCGTCATTGTCGGTCCCTGCTCGATCCATGACCCGGAAGCCGCCTATGAATATGCCGCCAAGCTGAAACCTGTCGCCAACGCTCTGCGCGATCAACTCCTGATCGTGATGCGCACCTACTTCGAGAAACCTCGAACGACGGTCGGCTGGAAAGGTCTCATCAACGACCCTCACCTGGACGGCACCTGCGATATTGCGACCGGCATGGAACTCGCCAGAACGATTTTGCTGAAGATCAATCAAGCCGGCATGCCCTGCGCGACCGAATTGCTCGACCCCATCAGCCCCCAATACATCGCCGATCTGATCAGCTGGACCGCCATCGGGGCCCGCACCACGGAAAGTCAAACCCATCGGGAAATCGCCAGTGGCGTATCGATGCCGGTCGGTTTTAAAAATGGTACGGAAGGCAGCTTGCAAGTCGCGGTCAATGCCATGACATCAGCGCGCGCGCCACACCACTTCCTCGGCATTAATGCCGAGGGACAAACGTCGATTATCAAGACGGCGGGCAACCCAGACCGGCACATCGTCCTCCGCGGCGGTGGAGGAAAAACCAATTACGACGCCGAGCATGTGGCCAAAGCCGAAGCGGCCGTGGCAGGGGAAGGCATCGCCCGCCCCGTTATGATTGACTGCTCGCACGACAACTCCAGCAAAGATCATCAGCGCCAAGCCCTCGTCGCCCGAGATGTGATCAAGCAATTCCGGGAAGGCCGCCAATCCATCATGGGGCTGATGCTGGAAAGCAATCTGAATCCAGGCAAACAAACCTGGAAGCAGGGCATTGCCCTGACCCACGGAGTTTCCATTACCGATGCCTGCCTCGGCTGGGACGAAACAGAGTCCCTGCTGAACGAACTGGCTGACATGATCGTGACCAAATCCGCGTAA
- a CDS encoding TatD family hydrolase — protein sequence MLFDTHTHLDDARYNDDREAMIARAREAGVEAFVTIGCDLATSQAAVTLAEQHLSVYASIGVHPHEVKHILDGWYDEFRRLAQSNKVVAYGEIGLDYHYNHSSPEEQRTRFREQIQLARELKLPVIIHTREAQDDTVTILKEEKASEIGGVFHCFSGDAWLAKDALDLGFYLSFSGILTFQSATMLRDIAKTAPLDRLLIETDCPYLTPIPHRGKRNEPAYVSFIAHKLAELHADVPGMSVDTIGRITTDNAKRLFKIA from the coding sequence ATGCTCTTCGATACCCATACCCATCTGGACGATGCCCGCTACAATGATGATCGTGAGGCGATGATCGCCCGCGCCAGGGAAGCCGGCGTCGAGGCCTTCGTCACCATCGGCTGCGATCTGGCGACCAGCCAGGCTGCCGTGACGCTGGCCGAACAACACCTCTCCGTCTATGCCTCCATCGGCGTCCATCCGCATGAAGTGAAGCATATTCTCGATGGTTGGTATGACGAGTTTCGTCGACTGGCTCAGAGCAACAAAGTGGTTGCCTATGGCGAGATCGGCCTCGACTACCACTACAATCACTCCTCACCTGAAGAACAGCGCACGCGATTCCGCGAACAGATCCAGCTCGCACGCGAGCTGAAACTCCCGGTGATCATTCACACCAGAGAGGCCCAGGACGATACGGTTACAATTTTGAAAGAAGAGAAAGCGTCAGAGATCGGCGGGGTATTTCACTGTTTCTCAGGGGATGCCTGGCTGGCGAAGGATGCGCTGGATTTAGGATTCTACCTCTCGTTCTCCGGCATTCTCACATTTCAGAGCGCGACAATGCTCCGAGACATCGCAAAGACGGCCCCATTGGACCGGCTGCTCATTGAAACCGACTGCCCTTACCTGACACCGATCCCGCACCGAGGGAAACGAAACGAACCGGCCTATGTGTCCTTCATTGCGCACAAGCTGGCGGAGCTGCATGCCGATGTGCCGGGCATGTCGGTCGACACCATCGGGCGCATCACGACCGACAACGCGAAACGCCTGTTCAAAATCGCTTGA
- a CDS encoding NYN domain-containing protein, translated as MALHLIVDGYNLLAQTGRISGGASLHSEMAREAFLRDLAAYRQRKSHAITVVFDGWQQGWGTERREHRLGLEVIFSRRGEKADQVIQRLAAEFGSDCAVVSSDREIVEFARAQGAFVMKAQEFVVKLQSSSSVSGASLHKELDTGEDLRPKRGPEKRGNPRKLPKAQRQRSRQLKRF; from the coding sequence ATGGCACTTCACTTGATCGTGGACGGCTACAATCTTCTGGCTCAGACTGGCCGGATCAGTGGCGGAGCAAGCTTGCATTCTGAAATGGCTCGCGAGGCCTTTTTGCGCGACTTGGCGGCCTATCGCCAACGGAAGTCTCATGCGATTACCGTGGTCTTCGATGGGTGGCAGCAGGGCTGGGGGACGGAACGGCGTGAGCATCGGCTGGGGCTTGAAGTTATTTTCTCTCGGCGCGGAGAGAAAGCTGATCAGGTGATCCAGCGTCTGGCAGCTGAATTCGGGTCCGATTGCGCGGTGGTGAGTTCTGATCGTGAGATCGTCGAATTTGCGAGGGCCCAGGGGGCCTTTGTGATGAAGGCTCAGGAGTTTGTCGTGAAACTGCAGAGTTCGTCGAGTGTATCCGGTGCATCCTTGCACAAAGAATTGGATACGGGGGAGGATCTACGACCGAAGCGAGGTCCGGAAAAGCGAGGGAATCCCCGAAAGTTGCCCAAGGCTCAGCGGCAGCGCAGCCGGCAGCTCAAGCGATTTTGA
- a CDS encoding N-acetylmuramoyl-L-alanine amidase produces the protein MRSALWRSLSLSLLVGLSALPSLALTLCQPDHAIAASSEAQHESPSKAKRAQSSQVRLAPRLPSLTTIRNLRTASSPGLTRLVLDLDAKARPSKHPLLQAEGVTITIPNSTLSPSAKTKIATGRLAKLFIITQSSQRSVEVSLPAGLFHSYTVTTLANPPRLVIDVVPPRETLPTQAIEPPIEQAPPLPAPIQPVQPRTKSFKTIVIDPGHGGKDPGAHGQRGTEEKDITLKVGLKLRDLLSKHAGIHVLMTRERDQFIELEDRAKFANGQDADLFLSIHVNSHPQRSVKGIEIYHFGQAKDQRALEVAARENGTPLNSTGVGWEYLVADLLTAKKIEESLELAWTAKEAMVTNLNGHYPLVDHGVKTAPFYVLRYTSMPSILAEIAFISNASEEELLRSNLFTTRVAEALEVGVKSFLTSAKLSER, from the coding sequence ATGCGATCAGCCCTGTGGCGCAGCCTCTCTCTCTCCCTCCTGGTTGGACTCTCCGCCCTCCCAAGTCTTGCCCTCACTCTGTGCCAGCCAGATCATGCCATTGCGGCATCGAGTGAGGCCCAGCATGAATCTCCGTCGAAGGCCAAACGGGCGCAGTCCTCTCAAGTACGACTGGCGCCACGCCTCCCCAGTCTGACGACGATTCGCAACCTCCGAACGGCCAGCTCACCGGGATTGACGAGACTTGTCCTCGATCTCGACGCGAAGGCTCGTCCCAGCAAGCATCCCCTCCTCCAGGCTGAAGGAGTGACCATCACGATTCCAAACTCTACCTTGAGTCCTTCAGCGAAGACGAAGATTGCAACCGGCAGGCTGGCAAAGCTATTTATCATCACGCAATCATCTCAACGATCGGTTGAAGTCTCTCTCCCGGCAGGCTTATTCCATAGCTATACCGTCACCACGCTCGCCAATCCTCCACGGCTCGTCATCGATGTCGTGCCGCCCAGAGAAACTCTGCCGACTCAAGCGATCGAGCCACCGATAGAGCAGGCCCCTCCGCTTCCCGCTCCCATTCAACCGGTTCAGCCACGAACCAAGTCTTTCAAGACCATCGTGATCGATCCCGGACATGGGGGAAAAGACCCTGGCGCCCATGGGCAGCGTGGAACGGAAGAAAAAGACATTACCCTCAAAGTCGGGTTGAAACTGCGCGATCTCTTGAGCAAGCATGCAGGAATCCACGTGCTCATGACCCGTGAACGAGACCAGTTCATTGAATTGGAAGACCGGGCAAAGTTTGCCAATGGTCAGGATGCCGATCTCTTCCTCTCGATACATGTCAATTCGCACCCCCAACGCTCCGTGAAAGGGATTGAGATCTACCACTTCGGGCAGGCCAAGGATCAACGGGCGCTCGAAGTCGCGGCCCGTGAAAATGGCACCCCGCTGAACAGCACCGGAGTGGGATGGGAATATCTCGTGGCCGATCTCTTGACGGCAAAGAAGATCGAAGAATCACTCGAACTCGCCTGGACGGCCAAGGAGGCCATGGTGACGAACCTGAACGGTCACTATCCCCTCGTCGACCACGGCGTGAAGACGGCACCATTCTACGTGCTCCGCTACACCAGCATGCCCAGCATCCTGGCAGAAATCGCCTTTATCTCGAATGCGTCTGAAGAGGAGCTGCTCCGATCCAACCTCTTCACCACACGTGTGGCGGAAGCGCTGGAAGTAGGCGTGAAATCGTTCCTCACCTCTGCAAAGCTGTCCGAACGATGA
- the truA gene encoding tRNA pseudouridine(38-40) synthase TruA: protein MPTVKLVLEYDGTSYAGWQRQPDQPTIQAAIEQAIQQVSQATVSVIGAGRTDSGVHAIGQVASFRTGLEWTATNWMRALNAVLPKDIAVRSSAIMDDHFHAQHSARGKLYTYRILHRSAKPTIDRAFVWHIYRPLDEAAMRQAATTLIGTQDFSSFEGSLTDNTNPICHLQRLSVIRQGDQILIEAYADRFLKHMVRAMVGTVVDVGLGKRTPDSLPEVLRARDRSAAGRTAPPHGLCLMHVDYD, encoded by the coding sequence ATGCCTACCGTAAAGTTAGTCCTTGAATACGACGGAACCAGCTACGCCGGTTGGCAGCGCCAGCCAGACCAACCCACGATCCAAGCGGCCATCGAACAGGCCATACAACAAGTTAGTCAAGCCACGGTCTCCGTGATCGGCGCAGGCCGCACCGACTCCGGCGTCCATGCGATTGGACAGGTCGCCAGTTTTCGTACGGGACTGGAATGGACGGCAACCAACTGGATGCGAGCGCTCAATGCCGTGTTGCCGAAAGACATTGCCGTTCGCTCATCCGCCATCATGGACGACCACTTTCATGCGCAACATAGCGCACGCGGTAAGCTCTATACCTATCGTATCCTCCACCGTTCAGCCAAACCCACCATCGACCGTGCGTTTGTCTGGCACATCTACCGACCGCTGGATGAGGCAGCCATGCGACAGGCTGCCACCACTCTGATCGGGACACAGGACTTTTCTTCTTTCGAGGGTAGCCTGACGGACAACACCAACCCCATCTGTCATCTGCAGCGACTCTCAGTCATTCGCCAAGGCGACCAGATTCTGATTGAAGCCTATGCCGACCGGTTTCTGAAGCACATGGTTCGCGCGATGGTTGGAACGGTCGTCGACGTGGGGCTGGGTAAACGGACCCCCGACAGTCTCCCGGAGGTCCTGAGGGCCAGAGACCGGTCTGCTGCAGGCCGAACTGCTCCGCCCCATGGTCTCTGTCTCATGCACGTGGATTATGATTAG
- a CDS encoding PsiF family protein, whose protein sequence is MVVSLFVSGLCIAPFAFAAPAQQNKMKTCNAEATAKGLGEGKGDERKAFMKECLSAKPAKAEKAGGTQQNKMKTCNKEAGEQNLKGEERKKFMSTCLSN, encoded by the coding sequence ATGGTGGTATCCCTCTTTGTGTCAGGACTGTGCATCGCGCCGTTTGCCTTCGCGGCGCCGGCTCAGCAAAACAAAATGAAAACGTGTAATGCAGAAGCGACGGCCAAGGGATTGGGAGAAGGGAAAGGCGATGAGCGAAAGGCGTTTATGAAAGAATGCCTCTCGGCAAAACCGGCAAAAGCGGAGAAGGCAGGTGGGACTCAGCAGAATAAGATGAAGACCTGCAACAAAGAAGCGGGCGAGCAGAACCTCAAGGGCGAAGAGCGAAAGAAGTTTATGAGCACCTGTCTCTCAAACTAA
- the cysE gene encoding serine O-acetyltransferase → MLKDIRQDLQAVFDRDPAATSRLEVIFTYAGFHALLIYRIAHWLKVHNVPFVPRALSQLARWLTGIEIHPSAKIGTGFFIDHGMGVVIGETAEVGDYVTLFQGVTLGGTGKERGKRHPTVGNHVVVGAGAKILGGITIGDNVKIGANSVVLKNVAANSTVIGVPARVIKTQGERLPDATMDHINLPDPISDRLLALEQELIDLRAKLENQESPRLF, encoded by the coding sequence ATGCTGAAAGACATTCGACAGGACCTGCAAGCCGTATTCGATCGGGACCCTGCGGCCACGAGCCGCCTTGAGGTCATTTTTACCTATGCCGGATTTCATGCGCTCCTCATCTACCGCATCGCTCATTGGCTGAAGGTTCATAATGTTCCATTTGTTCCACGAGCCTTGTCCCAGTTGGCACGTTGGCTCACCGGCATTGAAATTCACCCCTCGGCCAAGATCGGTACTGGCTTTTTCATCGATCATGGGATGGGTGTCGTCATCGGCGAGACGGCTGAGGTCGGAGACTACGTGACCCTGTTTCAAGGCGTGACACTCGGTGGAACGGGCAAGGAGCGTGGGAAGCGACATCCGACGGTGGGGAATCATGTCGTCGTCGGAGCCGGGGCCAAGATTCTCGGTGGGATTACGATCGGCGACAATGTGAAGATCGGCGCCAATTCGGTTGTGCTGAAAAACGTCGCGGCGAACTCTACTGTTATTGGTGTGCCGGCCCGTGTGATTAAAACGCAAGGCGAGCGGCTACCAGACGCCACCATGGACCACATCAACCTCCCTGACCCCATTAGCGACCGACTATTAGCACTCGAACAAGAGCTGATCGACCTTCGTGCGAAGCTGGAGAATCAAGAGTCCCCCCGCCTGTTTTAG
- the ispF gene encoding 2-C-methyl-D-erythritol 2,4-cyclodiphosphate synthase yields MTKIRVGCGYDVHPLGAGRKLILGGVEVPHSKGLLGHSDSDVLVHAVCDALLGAMGEGDLGRHYPSSDQKYKGISSLKLLEDVMGKLAKKGYRVVNVDTIIVAQAPRLSAFLAAMQQQMAQVMGIEPDLVNVKVKSGEGLDAVGREEGMQAHAVCLIEAL; encoded by the coding sequence ATGACGAAGATTCGTGTGGGGTGCGGGTACGATGTGCACCCGCTTGGCGCAGGGCGAAAATTAATCTTGGGCGGGGTCGAAGTCCCACATTCGAAAGGCCTATTGGGACATTCCGATTCCGACGTGCTCGTGCATGCGGTCTGCGATGCCCTGCTCGGCGCGATGGGGGAAGGCGATCTGGGCCGACATTACCCGAGTTCCGATCAGAAGTACAAGGGGATTTCCAGCCTGAAGCTGCTTGAAGATGTGATGGGGAAGCTGGCGAAGAAGGGCTATCGGGTGGTGAATGTCGATACGATCATTGTGGCACAGGCTCCCCGGTTGAGCGCGTTTCTGGCTGCCATGCAACAGCAGATGGCGCAGGTGATGGGAATTGAGCCCGATCTGGTGAACGTCAAAGTGAAGAGCGGCGAGGGTCTCGATGCCGTGGGGCGCGAGGAGGGCATGCAGGCCCATGCGGTCTGTTTGATTGAGGCCTTGTGA
- the ispD gene encoding 2-C-methyl-D-erythritol 4-phosphate cytidylyltransferase, translating to MDKRVVAVVPAAGKGLRMGGAVPKQFLSLGGEPIVVHSLRALQSAACIHDIILAVPSADLDYCRNDLVVRYGFSKVTKVVPGGKERQDSVRLGLEHVPEETEIVLVHDAVRPFVTVAMIEAVVAAARQHGGAIIALPMRDTVKQVGSDHLIQRTVDRQPLWLAQTPQAFRMDWLREAHRKAKVEGVPATDDAFLFEWMGHSVVVVEGSGENIKVTRPEDMVIGEAILLSRAAV from the coding sequence GTGGATAAACGCGTTGTGGCGGTCGTTCCTGCAGCCGGCAAAGGGCTGCGGATGGGTGGCGCCGTTCCCAAGCAATTTCTTTCCTTGGGCGGTGAGCCCATTGTGGTGCATTCCCTTCGGGCGCTCCAATCTGCTGCCTGTATCCACGACATTATTCTTGCCGTGCCGTCAGCCGATCTCGACTATTGCCGCAACGATCTCGTGGTTCGGTACGGATTCTCTAAGGTCACCAAGGTTGTGCCGGGTGGCAAGGAGCGCCAGGACTCGGTTCGGCTTGGGTTGGAGCATGTGCCTGAGGAGACCGAGATCGTGCTCGTGCACGATGCGGTTCGGCCATTTGTCACGGTGGCAATGATCGAGGCCGTCGTGGCGGCAGCCCGTCAACATGGGGGGGCCATCATTGCGCTCCCCATGCGGGATACCGTCAAACAGGTCGGGTCAGACCATCTCATCCAGCGAACGGTTGATCGGCAACCTCTCTGGCTGGCTCAGACGCCGCAGGCCTTTCGAATGGATTGGCTGCGAGAGGCGCATCGAAAGGCCAAGGTGGAAGGGGTGCCAGCCACCGACGACGCATTTCTGTTCGAGTGGATGGGCCACTCAGTGGTGGTCGTCGAGGGAAGTGGAGAAAATATCAAAGTGACGCGGCCGGAAGACATGGTGATTGGCGAAGCCATTCTCTTGTCCCGAGCTGCCGTGTGA
- a CDS encoding TRAM domain-containing protein translates to MVSRAIFVLLSALAGMVLFLRAEPANASYWLYGVGIGALTGGLIVAGEYALRNLSFGIIVGGTGGLAVGLLLTGLVEWVGGEIFDVQTFLFHIGGLVFLLGLPYLGLVLGARFGKEKFPSSEQKFFELSGSTVCPKVLDTSVIIDGRAADLCETGFLEGTFLVPHFILDELQHIADSSDSLKRARGRRGLDILNKIQKMVGVDVRIIDEDFPHIKEVDAKLVVLAKKMNAKIITNDLNLNKVAELQGVRVLNINELCNALRPAVLPGETIRVFVLKEGKEAGQGVAYLDDGTMIVVDNARRSIGRNVDVVVTSVLQTTAGRMIFTRLKEDTEREELQVARG, encoded by the coding sequence ATGGTATCGCGAGCCATATTCGTCCTTCTCAGTGCCTTGGCCGGGATGGTGCTGTTTCTGAGAGCCGAGCCGGCCAATGCGTCCTATTGGTTGTACGGAGTCGGCATCGGAGCTCTCACGGGAGGGCTCATCGTCGCCGGAGAGTACGCGTTACGCAACTTATCATTCGGCATTATTGTGGGAGGAACAGGCGGCTTAGCCGTCGGGCTGTTGCTCACCGGATTAGTCGAATGGGTCGGCGGTGAGATCTTCGATGTTCAAACCTTCCTGTTTCATATCGGCGGGCTGGTGTTTCTTCTCGGGCTGCCCTACTTAGGGCTCGTGCTCGGCGCGCGGTTCGGGAAGGAGAAGTTTCCGAGCTCAGAGCAGAAGTTCTTCGAATTATCGGGTTCGACCGTCTGTCCCAAAGTGCTGGATACCAGCGTAATTATCGATGGGCGGGCGGCGGACCTCTGTGAAACCGGATTTCTTGAAGGTACCTTTCTCGTGCCGCATTTCATCCTGGACGAACTCCAGCACATTGCCGACTCGTCCGATTCACTGAAGCGCGCTCGAGGCCGGCGCGGACTCGACATCCTCAACAAGATTCAAAAGATGGTCGGCGTCGATGTCCGGATCATCGACGAGGATTTTCCTCATATTAAAGAAGTCGATGCAAAGTTGGTCGTGCTGGCAAAAAAGATGAATGCGAAAATCATCACCAATGATTTGAATCTGAATAAAGTGGCCGAGCTGCAAGGGGTGCGTGTCCTGAACATCAACGAACTCTGCAACGCACTCCGTCCTGCCGTCTTGCCCGGAGAGACCATCCGGGTGTTTGTGTTGAAGGAAGGGAAGGAAGCCGGCCAGGGAGTGGCCTATCTGGACGACGGCACGATGATCGTCGTCGATAATGCCCGACGCTCGATTGGACGGAATGTGGATGTCGTCGTAACCAGCGTGCTGCAAACGACCGCAGGACGCATGATCTTTACCCGCCTGAAGGAAGACACCGAGCGAGAGGAGTTACAAGTCGCTCGTGGATAA
- a CDS encoding DegQ family serine endoprotease: MKSRRPWLVPFILIAVGIIIGVVVASDMGWLPSSTAGPDQIPSPLVRPVATAPQLPLSGGSGKNFVEIAKSVKPAVVNIAATRTGKAGESPQASPFDDPFFRRFFGDELKRDIPKERKERGQGSGVIVDPSGVIITNNHVVNKADDIRVVLSDKREFKAKLIGTDSKTDIAVIKIEATGLSPIAWADSDQLEVGEFVLAVGSPFGLTQTVTMGIVSAVGRASMGIAEYEDFIQTDAAINPGNSGGALVNIRGELVGINTAIFSQSGGNMGIGFAVPSNLARSIMDQLVGTGKVVRGWLGVSIQDLSPELAAQFGITETKGVLVSDVMDDSPAKKAGFERADVIVEFDGKPMDSPTHLRNAVAQTPLGKKVPIKLIRDKKPKVLEVTIVEQPKSMSQAGAEENAESIAPTGVLSDLEVHELTEELTSRYGIKSTERGVVVTRVKPGSTAEEMGVREGDMILEVNRKAVTSVKVYERVMSGLSKDQAVLLLVKRQGRSLYLTLRP, from the coding sequence ATGAAGTCACGTCGGCCCTGGCTCGTTCCGTTCATCTTGATTGCCGTTGGGATCATCATTGGAGTGGTGGTGGCGTCCGATATGGGATGGCTTCCGAGCAGCACCGCCGGGCCCGACCAGATTCCCTCCCCTCTCGTTCGTCCGGTGGCCACGGCTCCACAGTTGCCGTTGTCTGGGGGGAGCGGGAAAAACTTCGTCGAGATCGCAAAATCGGTCAAGCCGGCGGTCGTCAACATTGCGGCAACGAGAACGGGAAAAGCCGGAGAGAGCCCTCAAGCCTCACCATTTGACGATCCATTCTTTCGGCGGTTCTTCGGCGACGAACTCAAACGCGATATCCCGAAGGAACGGAAGGAACGGGGACAGGGCTCCGGGGTTATTGTGGATCCCAGCGGCGTGATCATTACCAACAATCACGTGGTGAACAAGGCCGACGACATTCGCGTGGTGCTGTCCGATAAACGCGAGTTTAAAGCCAAGTTAATCGGGACGGACTCGAAGACGGACATTGCGGTGATCAAGATCGAGGCCACGGGGCTGTCGCCGATCGCTTGGGCTGATTCCGATCAATTGGAAGTTGGCGAGTTTGTACTGGCGGTGGGCAGTCCCTTTGGCCTGACGCAAACGGTGACGATGGGCATTGTCAGTGCGGTTGGGCGAGCCAGTATGGGGATTGCCGAATATGAAGACTTCATCCAGACCGATGCCGCGATCAATCCCGGCAATTCAGGCGGGGCGTTGGTGAACATCCGTGGCGAGTTGGTCGGTATCAACACCGCCATCTTCAGCCAGAGCGGCGGGAATATGGGGATCGGGTTTGCCGTGCCCAGCAATTTGGCGCGCTCGATCATGGATCAACTGGTCGGAACCGGAAAAGTCGTGCGCGGATGGCTGGGTGTATCCATTCAAGACCTGTCGCCTGAGTTGGCGGCACAATTCGGCATCACGGAAACAAAGGGTGTGCTCGTCAGCGATGTGATGGACGACAGTCCTGCGAAGAAGGCGGGATTTGAACGGGCCGATGTGATTGTCGAGTTTGACGGGAAGCCGATGGACTCGCCGACGCATTTGCGCAATGCCGTGGCGCAAACCCCTCTTGGGAAAAAGGTGCCGATCAAGCTGATTCGAGACAAGAAGCCCAAGGTGCTCGAGGTCACTATCGTCGAGCAACCGAAGTCGATGTCACAGGCTGGTGCAGAGGAGAATGCGGAGTCGATTGCGCCGACAGGGGTGCTGTCGGATCTTGAGGTGCATGAACTGACAGAGGAGTTGACCAGTCGGTACGGGATCAAGTCGACCGAGCGAGGCGTCGTGGTGACGCGCGTGAAGCCCGGCAGTACGGCAGAAGAAATGGGCGTGCGGGAAGGCGACATGATTCTGGAGGTGAATCGAAAGGCTGTGACCTCGGTGAAGGTGTATGAACGGGTCATGTCAGGCCTTTCCAAAGATCAAGCGGTCCTCTTATTAGTGAAACGACAGGGCCGATCCCTTTATCTCACGCTTCGGCCTTAA
- a CDS encoding class I fructose-bisphosphate aldolase, translating to MADRVQEILSWYSSDNAGTQTNIARLLRHGKLAGTGKLVILPVDQGFEHGPARSFAVNPGGYNPLYHFQLAIDAGCNAYAAPLGFLEAGASQYAGQIPLILKLNSHDSLHDDKDPMPSVTGSVSDALRLGCVAVGFTIYPGSSHCNAMYEQLREIAADAKDCGLAVVVWSYPRGSGLSKDGETAIDVVAYAAQIAAQLGAHIIKVKLPSAQLEQAAAKKVYESVKIPITTLAERVKHVVQSAFDGRRIVIFSGGAKSEDKNVFDEARAIRDGGGFGSIIGRNSFQRPKPEAIKFLHTIMGIYSGEGK from the coding sequence ATGGCTGATCGCGTACAAGAGATTTTGAGCTGGTACAGCAGCGACAACGCGGGAACGCAAACCAATATCGCCCGGCTGCTGCGTCATGGCAAATTGGCGGGGACAGGAAAGCTGGTGATTTTGCCCGTGGATCAAGGGTTCGAGCATGGCCCGGCCCGGAGCTTCGCGGTCAATCCTGGGGGGTATAATCCCCTCTATCACTTTCAGCTGGCGATCGATGCGGGCTGTAATGCCTACGCTGCGCCGTTGGGGTTTCTTGAGGCCGGGGCGAGCCAGTACGCGGGGCAAATCCCGCTCATTCTGAAACTCAATAGCCATGATTCGTTGCATGACGACAAGGATCCGATGCCGTCAGTCACCGGAAGCGTCTCGGATGCCTTGCGTCTGGGTTGCGTGGCGGTGGGGTTCACGATCTACCCCGGGTCTTCGCACTGCAACGCTATGTATGAACAGTTGCGCGAGATTGCCGCGGATGCCAAGGACTGTGGGTTAGCCGTCGTTGTGTGGTCGTACCCCCGGGGGTCAGGCCTGAGCAAGGACGGGGAGACCGCCATCGATGTGGTGGCCTATGCGGCGCAGATTGCGGCCCAACTCGGCGCCCATATCATTAAGGTCAAGCTTCCCTCGGCGCAGCTTGAACAGGCTGCGGCCAAGAAGGTGTACGAGTCGGTGAAGATTCCGATCACCACGCTGGCTGAGCGAGTGAAGCATGTGGTGCAGAGTGCGTTCGATGGCCGCCGGATCGTGATTTTCTCCGGAGGGGCCAAGAGCGAGGACAAGAATGTGTTTGATGAAGCGCGCGCGATTCGCGATGGCGGTGGGTTCGGTTCCATTATCGGGCGGAACTCGTTTCAGCGTCCCAAGCCGGAGGCGATCAAGTTTCTTCATACCATCATGGGGATTTATTCCGGCGAGGGTAAGTGA